Part of the Henckelia pumila isolate YLH828 chromosome 2, ASM3356847v2, whole genome shotgun sequence genome is shown below.
aaaaataatattttaatattatttgagcttattttgttttactttttgtttataaaatatataaatgatgagatttcatattttgattatatatatatatatatatatatatatatatatattgttgtttAGATTTTAAAATTCGTACATTTTCTTTCTTGCGAATAAGAGATGAAACTTAATTtaacacaaaattttaattcagactatattattttgaaacttatattttttataatttgaaatttatgtatttgatttaaagtttttaagcctatatgttattatattttaaattaacacccacttttaaaaaattcaaatagcCACACATTATCTTCTCCAAATTGGATAAATTAATTAACACCcacttttaaaaaattcaaatatccaCACATTATCTCCTCTCCTCCAAattggataaaaaaaaaaatccgagAGTACAAATAATCAATTACAATAATGTAATGACCAACGGAATTTGAGCATTGATTCAAAATTTTCTTATCTCGGACAAAGAAACTACTTAAATCTacctaaataataaattaaaaaaactaccCGTAATCAACGGAAATCGAACCTGAAACCAATTGGTCGCAAGCCTCACTCTTAGCCATTAGCCATTGGGCTAAGGGCTCATTGGCTCCAAATTGcataaactaaaacaaaataatcacaacctttttcacaaaaatatagTGTGCAAACATACAACTCGTGCACAAAGATATTAGTACTGatgagtttatatatatataagaatagTATAGATTATTTGAACGGAGGTAACTGTGCATTTGAATTATGACAAAttaaaatacctcatgatgtttgattttcaagattgacatcttcaaaaaaaaaaaaaaaaaagattgacATCTTCAGGTGGCATAATTGACCACCATTTTCTGGTTTGATTTTGTGCGTACGAAGAACGGAGGAAATAACATTAATTACAGTCAAACTTACTGTTAGAAAACGGATAAGAACAAGATCACAAGGAAATGTATTTTGGAAATCTCTATTTGATGACCCTTGATTTATACTAGAAAAAGATCAGCTGTAAGAAATTTGACAATGCATAAACTCTAAACTTTATTTCCAACGAAATTTCAACTGGAGATTTCACAAACCAGATAGATATTACATCACATAATAATAAAGGGAAAGAAGCCATGACCAAAACAATCAAAAGTATACCCATGGATATAAGTATTCTCTCTTCCGTGTGTAGACTTGCTACTTCTGTTTGGAATATTGCGCATATGCAAATGCCAAAACGAAAAGAGGCACCAAAATCTGCAAAATCTTGGCCAGAAACGAGGAATTCGTGCTTGATTCGTACGCGGACATCGGAGGAAGATAAGGCCGTTTCGAAGGCACGGTGGACATGTCTATTTGGCCGATGATATACTTGGTCATCAAATCCTTGGCGTACTCACTGTGCCCGATGTCTTCATAGTCACTCGTGCCATCTTTTCCTAAAAAATAATGGATGATTCGTTTCGTTCAGTCTGGAGAAAGAGCAAGAGTAGTATAGTACTCTTATCATATGAtagtataaaattaattaacaacTTTACCAGTAGATGCTAGTATAACTTCTTCGCCTCCAGGATGTTCTTCTATGAACGGGCTCACATCATACACCTAGTCAAATAAATTTGGAACATTTGAAGGCAAATTTGTACCCATAAAACTAAAGAAATACAGGCCTGTTATTCATATATTgccctgaaattaattttaagggTGATTCCATACAGTATAACCATGTGAAATACTGAGCACAAACATCCCAGTTTTCAAAATGAAGGCAAATTTGTACCaataaaaaactaaagaaaTATAGGCATATTACCGTTTGGTATCAAAAGCAAAACTagaaaagtttttttaaaaagtgttttttttagtttataagAAAAAGTACTTTTATGAAATCCAAACTGGCTCAAAATTGAGCATCAAACACAAGAGAAATCGATCAAGCAAATTAACAAAGAGATTATGTGCAGACCTTGCCGTGGACGATAAGCCAGCAATCCTCTAATTTGTTGTGCTTCTCTACCTCATCGAACGTGTAAGTTTTCAAATTCGCCGCCATTTTTCCACCACACGTAGCTGCGAAAAAGCGAAAATATCTTCAATCGCCAAAAATACGAAAAAGATCCCACAAATTTATGATCTAGGCTATTATGttataaagaaaataattagctTACGAAGAGAGAGACAGAGGTTGAAGGGATTTTTGCACCGAACACCTTTTCGTTTTTGGACTTTTGAATCATTCAAGTTCATTGAAGATCATTTATAAACTGTTGTAGGAGCTTGGTGGAGATGAAAATGACCCCCAATTTGGCTGAAATTACCAAGTTTTGACTTTTTGTCCTCCGATGCTCATCTGTCTTGAAATgtaccttttttaaaaaaatttgtgaaaacAATTATTTTGATCCAtttagtttttaaaataaaatattttattttcagatattttgatataataaATAATCATTGACGTGATATTTATAAGTAACGATTTTTCTATATTATGTTCGTAATTTTCAAGGTCAAGTTAATATTTTTCTATaataaactattttttttaatactatAAAATCTATGTAATCTGatagttttaaaaataagtgtAATTCTCTCGGAATAATGTAGATCTTGCTGTCTAATGTATAGACCAAACATTAATATTTTcagttaaattaaattaaaatataatttgtaTTTCCTAGGTCCCGAATGTTAGTAAAATCTTGGGACAATGAGCAGTAGTCCGGCGGCAAACAAGTAGTGTTGGCAAGAAGCATGAAACGAAGCACATTTTAGGAATTATATTGGGGCACACAACATGGCGTGCAAAAGgctaaatattttctaaattattATGCTTATATACtaactttaaaaaataatagGTCGCATGATGCaactaaaattaatttaattatgatttattttttggatAACTATACTAATTCATTCATTTGTAGAGAATCTAGGGGGGATGTGTCGCatgttattataattttttctgttttattaaatatatagaaaaataaataataaatagaggtcaaaatttagaataaaataaaacaaattagaGTCGTGAAAGTCCGATCAGTCTAATTCTGTGTGCCCAAACTCGTAAACCAGCAAAATAGCCCCCGGGCTTGTCTAATCCGATTTCTCAACTTTAAATTGTTaaccttttattattatttttattttttaataaaaccaaactaaatattttaatatatattggCAATAAACCAAactaaatatcaattcaacagttattttatttaattttatagcaTGGAAGAAGCTTTTATTAACGATTGCTAATTAGAGGAGTTAATTACAATTATTCCATCTAAAAAGTCTAAATTGCTACCAAAGAGGAAACTTCTCCGAGAAGTCGTACTTTGACCGCTAATTTTTAATTCGTATTAGCCATTATGTATAAATATAATACCGGTGAGcaaaacacacacacatgtGTGAATGTGCGTGTGTGAAAGAAACTATAAAATACAGGCGCCAACTAAGACTGATTCATTTTTCGATCGAAAAATCAATGTAAGATGTTAAATTGGTTGGACTAAAAATAGATGTCAAATCCCAAGCCTTAgaacatttattttttgttgaaaCACATTTGAGAAGTTGTTTGAAGAATTTTGATCTCATGGCACCCGTTATGGGGAATTAGCGTGAGAATAGGCTGGCGTGGCGTGACGTCTTGTACATCCAATGGGTGAATATCATGTCAGCCGATATTCATATAGGTGTCCACTGTGAGTGTTCAGGAGATCAAAGCTCAGTGTTTGAAATCTCAAATGTTAGTTGTGGTCGGACTATTGATTTCTGAAAAGGATATCACACTTCAATATAATTTCTTCACGATTTAGAACCGAAAATCATGCTGAACACTTACATTATACCACTAGCCTAGTTTCATCTTCTCTTGTTTCTATAATGAATTCATCTCGAAGGCAAAAAGAGCATGCAAATGGGAGGATTAATCTTGGCTAAAGCCAGAATGGATGAAGGAAGAATCCACAACCCATCCCCGCAAATCAAACCAGAAGCAACGGCAGGGACCATTGCATTAGCCTTTCTTCTATCAACCTTACCCCAAACAAACACCACCAAGCTCCCCACACACATATCAATGGCAAAATATGCCCCGACAAGGAGCGGCACGGCCATGGCCATCGGGAGAGGAACCCATTTTCCCAACCTCTCAGGCGCC
Proteins encoded:
- the LOC140883837 gene encoding cytochrome b5-like encodes the protein MNLNDSKVQKRKGVRCKNPFNLCLSLPTCGGKMAANLKTYTFDEVEKHNKLEDCWLIVHGKVYDVSPFIEEHPGGEEVILASTGKDGTSDYEDIGHSEYAKDLMTKYIIGQIDMSTVPSKRPYLPPMSAYESSTNSSFLAKILQILVPLFVLAFAYAQYSKQK